The genomic window AGCTGAAGTTTCAGGATGTATGTCTGTAGTATTAGAACCTTCATCAGAAGTTGAAAGTATTAAAAAAATTCAGTTTATTAAGATAACTGAAAGAGATGTATATGTGGTTGTTGTACTTAATAATAATATAATAAAAACATCGGTATTATCGATGTCTACATATATAACTGAAGAAAATGTTGAAAATCTTAATATATATATGAAAAATTTAATAGAAACAACTCATAAAGATTTCAGTTTATCTGATCTTGAACAATTTTTAAGTAAGATAGGTAAAACTGATTTAGAAGTTGAAGATAAAAAGATTTTTGAGAAAAATAAGATATTCATAGATGGAGTAGATAATCTAATTACTCATGAAAATATGGATCTTGAAAGTTTTGTTAAAACGATAAAATTTGTAAGTAATGAAGTTGAAATTAAAAATATTTTTAGAAGACTTGCAAAAGAATCAGAATATGATGTAGAAAAAGCAAATATAGTTTTTGGTAAAGATTTAGAAATTGAAGATTTAAAAGACTATGTTTTCATATTTAAATGTTACGAATTTGGAGATGATAAAGGAGTTTTAGGACTATTAAGTTCTACTCGTATAGATTATGGAAAGATAGTAGCTACAATTGATTTTGTGATTACGATGCTTAAAAAATCTCTTAATCAAAATGCAGGGAATAAATTTTTAGAACTTAAACTTTAGAGGAGGCGAGATGAACGAAGAATTAAAAGATGAAAAAATAGAAGCTGAGGTTGAAACTGAAACAAATGAAGAAGTTAAACCTGAAGAAAATGAATTAGATAAAGTTAAGGCAGAACTTGAAGAATATAAAAAGGCTTATGCAATAAAAATGGCTGATTTTCAAAACTTTTCAAAAAGAAAAGAAAAAGAATTGCAAGAGTATAAAGAATATGCAGCTAAGAATATAATATTAAAGGTATTGGAAAATTTAGATAATTTAGAAAGAGCCTTAAGTGTTGCAGCAGAAAATGATAATAAAGAAGCACTTATAGAAGGAATTAATATGAGTGTTAATAACTTTAATGAAATGTTAAAACACGAAGGTGTTGAAGAAATACCTACAGAAAATGAACCATATAATGCTGAAGTGCATCATGCTATAGCAACAGTAAATGAAAGCGATAAAGAAAATAATTCTATAGTATTTGTACATCAGAAAGGATATAAATTAAAAGGAAGAGTAATAAGACCATCTATGGTTGTAATAAATAAGAAAGAAGAAAATAACTAGGAGGAAACAAAATGGCAAAAATAATAGGAATAGATTTAGGAACAACAAATTCATGTGTAGCAGTAATGGAAGGTAGTGCATTTACAGTAATACCTAACTCTGAAGGAGAAAGAACGACTCCATCAGTAGTATCTATAGAATCAAATGGAGAAATAGTAGTAGGATCAACAGCAAAAAGAAAAGCAATTACAGAGCCAAAACAAACAGTAATTTCAATTAAAACTCATATGGGTTCAGATTATAAAGTTGATATTCATGGTAAAAACTATACTCCACAAGAAATTTCAGCTATGACTTTAAAGAAATTAAAGAAAGATGCTGAAAGCTACTTAGGAGAAGAAGTTAAAGAAGCAGTAATTACAGTACCAGCTTACTTCACAGATGCTCAAAGACAAGCAACAAAAGATGCTGGAGAAATTGCAGGATTAACAGTTAAGAGAATTATAAACGAACCAACAGCAGCAGCACTTGCATATGGTTTAGATAAAGAAAGAGAAGAAAAAATATTAGTATTTGACTTAGGAGGAGGAACATTTGACGTTTCAGTACTTGAAGTTGGATCAGGACTTGTAGAAGTTAAAGCTACAGCAGGAAATAACCACTTAGGTGGAGATAACTTTGATGAAGCTGTTATTAATTGGCTTGCAGATGAATTCCAAAAAGAACATGGAATTGATCTAAGAAAAGAACCTCAAGCATACCAAAGATTAAAAGATGCAGCTGAAGATGCTAAAAAGAAATTATCATCAACACTTGAAACTACAATTTCTTTACCATTTATAGCTATGGATGCAACAGGTCCTAAAAACTTAGAAAAGAAATTAACAAGAGCAGCATTTAATGAATTAACTAAGAATTTAGTTGAAATGACTAAAGGACCAGTTAAACAAGCTTTAGATGATGCAGGATTAACAGTAAGAGATATAGAACAAGTATTATTAGTAGGAGGATCTACAAGAATACCAGCAGTTCAAGAATGGGTTAAAGAATACTTCGGAAAAGAACCTAATAGATCAATAAATCCAGATGAAGTTGTTGCTATGGGAGCTGCAATTCAAGGTGGAGTATTAGCAGGAGATGTTAAAGATGTTCTATTATTAGATGTTACTCCATTATCACTTGGTATAGAAACTATGGGTGGAGTATTTACTAAAATGATAGAAAGAAATACAACTATACCTACTAAGAAATCACAAGTATATTCAACTGCAACTGATAATCAAACAGCAGTTACTATACATGTATTACAAGGAGAAAGAGCTCAAGCTTCTCAAAACCATTCACTTGGACAATTTAACTTAGAAGGAATACCTGCAGCACCACGTGGAATTCCTCAAATAGAAGTTACATTTGATATAGATTCAAATGGTATAGTACATGTTTCAGCTAAAGATTTAGGAACAGGTAAAGAAAATCAAATAACTATATCTGGTTCATCAAACTTAAGTAAAGATGATGTAGAAAGAATGAAAAAAGAAGCAGAAGCTAATGAGGAAGCAGATAATAAATTTAGAGAATTAATTGAAGCAAGAAATATGGCAGATCAATTAATAATCTCTATGGAAAAAACTATAAAAGAAAATGAAGATAAATTACAAGGAACTGAAAAAGCTGATATAGAATCTGCAATTGAAGAACTTAAAAAAGTTAAAGATGGAGATAATATAGAGGAAATTAGATCAGGAATAGAAAAATTATCTAAAGCAAGTGAAGCATTTGCTACAAGAATTTATCAAGCAGCACAAGCTACAAATACTAATGCAGAATCAGGAAATACAAAATCAGAAGATGACATAGTTGAAGCAGAAGAAGTTAAATAGGTCTTTTAAGACCTATTCTTCGCTATAATAAAAGGAGAGTATACATGGTTATATTAAAAAAAGGTGCTAATGTTGCACATGTTTTAGAAAAAGGTGCAGAAATTAAATCATTTACTATAGATGGTGAAGAATTTTTATGGAATAAGGAAGAATTTTGGGCAAAAACATCTCCTATCTTATTCCCATTTGTTGGAGGATTAAGAGATAATAAGTATGAGTATAAGGGTAAAGAATATACTATTACTACAAGACATGGTTTTGCAAGAGATAATATTTTTGAAGTTGTTGAAAAACACGAAGATAGAGCAATTTTTAAGTTTAGTTCAAATGAAGAAACTT from Pseudostreptobacillus hongkongensis includes these protein-coding regions:
- the hrcA gene encoding heat-inducible transcriptional repressor HrcA, whose amino-acid sequence is MNDREKEVFKIIISHYLNSGESVGSRTLEKKYNMGVSSATIRNVMADLEEMGLITKTHTSSGRVPTLEGYRMYIDNLLQETDIPDEIKDKIFLTYQKRINKTDIIFKETAKLLAEVSGCMSVVLEPSSEVESIKKIQFIKITERDVYVVVVLNNNIIKTSVLSMSTYITEENVENLNIYMKNLIETTHKDFSLSDLEQFLSKIGKTDLEVEDKKIFEKNKIFIDGVDNLITHENMDLESFVKTIKFVSNEVEIKNIFRRLAKESEYDVEKANIVFGKDLEIEDLKDYVFIFKCYEFGDDKGVLGLLSSTRIDYGKIVATIDFVITMLKKSLNQNAGNKFLELKL
- the grpE gene encoding nucleotide exchange factor GrpE, giving the protein MNEELKDEKIEAEVETETNEEVKPEENELDKVKAELEEYKKAYAIKMADFQNFSKRKEKELQEYKEYAAKNIILKVLENLDNLERALSVAAENDNKEALIEGINMSVNNFNEMLKHEGVEEIPTENEPYNAEVHHAIATVNESDKENNSIVFVHQKGYKLKGRVIRPSMVVINKKEENN
- the dnaK gene encoding molecular chaperone DnaK — protein: MAKIIGIDLGTTNSCVAVMEGSAFTVIPNSEGERTTPSVVSIESNGEIVVGSTAKRKAITEPKQTVISIKTHMGSDYKVDIHGKNYTPQEISAMTLKKLKKDAESYLGEEVKEAVITVPAYFTDAQRQATKDAGEIAGLTVKRIINEPTAAALAYGLDKEREEKILVFDLGGGTFDVSVLEVGSGLVEVKATAGNNHLGGDNFDEAVINWLADEFQKEHGIDLRKEPQAYQRLKDAAEDAKKKLSSTLETTISLPFIAMDATGPKNLEKKLTRAAFNELTKNLVEMTKGPVKQALDDAGLTVRDIEQVLLVGGSTRIPAVQEWVKEYFGKEPNRSINPDEVVAMGAAIQGGVLAGDVKDVLLLDVTPLSLGIETMGGVFTKMIERNTTIPTKKSQVYSTATDNQTAVTIHVLQGERAQASQNHSLGQFNLEGIPAAPRGIPQIEVTFDIDSNGIVHVSAKDLGTGKENQITISGSSNLSKDDVERMKKEAEANEEADNKFRELIEARNMADQLIISMEKTIKENEDKLQGTEKADIESAIEELKKVKDGDNIEEIRSGIEKLSKASEAFATRIYQAAQATNTNAESGNTKSEDDIVEAEEVK